The sequence TTTAAAAAATTCGATTCACATAGCACGAATTTGATTTGATGTTATTTTTTTCATATAGAACCCTTTCTTTGTTTGTTAAATAAAATAATCATAAGAATTATAGCATATTCAGGGCTGAAAAAAACGGTTAATTTTGTTATCGCCCCAGAACTTAAAAAAAAAAAAAAAACTGCCAAGCAGTTTTTATCTGTGACCACGGACAAGTAGTAAAAATGATATCACCAAAATTAATGAAAAGATAAAAGTTGTAATAATTGAAATATAGGCTGGATATTGGAAATATTTTTGGAAGGCAATAATTAATACTAACTGTCAAACAACACCAATAATTAATCATACTAGCATTTGAATAAACATTAATAAATTATACGAAAAGCGACGTAAGTTTTTTAAACGATACAACATAAAATACAATGGGAAAAAACTGGTAAAAATTAAAACTAAGGCAATTGCGATAATAACATAGTTTGCAGTTTGAAAACCATTTAAAGGAATAAAGGTTGGGAAAATCATGACAGCAATAAACCCAAAGAATAATAAGATCATTCCAATATTACTTCCTAATCTTGTTCGTAATTCACGTCTTGAACTAATATTGACAAAACCTAATCATTGGCTGAAACTACTTGCGCCACCATAAGATAATGATTGTGGAGTAACTACCCGTACCGCTTGATTAATAATTAAACTAACAAGGTAAATTACAAAAAAGATTGGTGTTAAAAAGATTAAAATAACCATTCCCGCCTGTAAAACAGCAGTTTGGTTACTAAAGAAATGATTTAAACCAAATTGATTAATCACCAATCCCACAATTGAAAAAATTGTTGGGTGAAAAGTTGTTCCATTTTCAAAAGTAACAATATTGCCATCAGCAGATAAATTATATCACGCCAATTTTTGACTATTATTAAAAGCTGAATTATCTTGAATTGCTATCAAAAATAGTCCGATAAATAATAATAAGTAAGTAATAATCCCAGTGATTCGTTTTGATAATAATGTTATTTTAACTAATCGCTCATTTTTTCATTTTGCTTGATTATTGATAATTGATAACGTAATAACAAAAATTGCTAATCCTCCCCCAATTAAGGTAAAAATTGGTAAAAAAATGTATAACAATAATGATCAAAACTTAAATAAACCTAGCCCTGGTAAACTAAAAATTCCTTCAAATGATGAATATGATAATAAAAAATTAAGTAATGAATAAGCACTATTATTGCTAAGATTTGCTAACGGATTATTTGTTAATCCCGGAATACTCAAGGCAGTAATGGCAGCGGCTTTAATATCACCAACTTGACCATTTAAAACAGGAATAAAGACAACTGATAACAAAATTGTTAACAATGTTACTGCTCAAACAGCACTAAATTTAATTCACGTTTTTATAGACATAACTTCCTCCAAAAATCTATTTTTAAAGCTCCACTGTTTATTATAACAACCTTCAAAACAATATTAATTGAAACTATACTAAAATAATACCATATTTTATTACGAAAAAACTACATTAAAATTCTTTCAACCGTTTTAATATCGGGAATTGATAATAATGACGAGCGAATTTGGCGCAAACGATCAACATTAGCAACTTTAATAATTAACTTAATTGAAATTGTCATTAAATCACTACTTGTATTTGCATTAATCATCTGAATTGAAGCATTTAAATGACTTAATACTTTCGTAATATCTGCTAATAATGCTGGGCGATCAATTGCTTCAATTCTAATCCCACAATCATATTGTTTATTTTTACATACAAGTTCATTTCAAACAACATCAACTTGACGTTCTTGTTTATCTTCACTTTGAATATTATGACATTCTTTTAAATGCACTTTAATTCCTTCTGATTTTGAGACATAACCAACGATATCTTCATAAGGAATTGGTAAACAACATTGTGAAATAATAACTTTAATACTTGTAATTCCTTGGACAATAATGTCATCTTTTAATTGCGCTTTTTTATATTTTTTATCCTGTAACTTTTTCAAAATCTTTTGATTTTGATTTGTATCAGGATCATAATAAATTAAATTAACTGCTTCTTCAATTGTATATTCATCATT is a genomic window of Spiroplasma syrphidicola EA-1 containing:
- the scm1 gene encoding motility-associated protein Scm1, whose protein sequence is MSIKTWIKFSAVWAVTLLTILLSVVFIPVLNGQVGDIKAAAITALSIPGLTNNPLANLSNNSAYSLLNFLLSYSSFEGIFSLPGLGLFKFWSLLLYIFLPIFTLIGGGLAIFVITLSIINNQAKWKNERLVKITLLSKRITGIITYLLLFIGLFLIAIQDNSAFNNSQKLAWYNLSADGNIVTFENGTTFHPTIFSIVGLVINQFGLNHFFSNQTAVLQAGMVILIFLTPIFFVIYLVSLIINQAVRVVTPQSLSYGGASSFSQWLGFVNISSRRELRTRLGSNIGMILLFFGFIAVMIFPTFIPLNGFQTANYVIIAIALVLIFTSFFPLYFMLYRLKNLRRFSYNLLMFIQMLVWLIIGVVWQLVLIIAFQKYFQYPAYISIITTFIFSLILVISFLLLVRGHR